A stretch of Campylobacter gracilis DNA encodes these proteins:
- the rplR gene encoding 50S ribosomal protein L18, which translates to MTQNVLKRKISLRIKRKRRIRAKISGVASCPRISIFKSNRTVYAQAIDDAASATLCASSGKVLNLKANKEGAASLAKDLASKLKDKGISEAIFDRNGYLYHGVIASFAESLRQNGIKL; encoded by the coding sequence ATGACACAGAACGTATTAAAAAGAAAGATCTCTTTACGAATCAAGAGAAAAAGAAGAATTCGCGCTAAAATTTCAGGCGTCGCATCTTGCCCTAGAATTTCTATTTTCAAATCCAATAGGACAGTTTACGCTCAGGCTATCGACGACGCCGCGAGCGCGACTTTGTGCGCCAGCAGCGGTAAGGTTTTAAATTTAAAGGCGAACAAAGAGGGCGCGGCTAGCTTAGCTAAAGATTTAGCTTCCAAGCTAAAGGATAAAGGCATCTCTGAAGCGATTTTCGATCGCAATGGCTATTTGTATCACGGCGTAATCGCAAGTTTTGCCGAGTCGCTACGCCAAAACGGCATCAAACTATAA
- the rplO gene encoding 50S ribosomal protein L15, with amino-acid sequence MGLENLKKAPGSTHATKRLGRGQGSGLGKTAGRGGKGQTARTGSHEKRGFEGGQQPIQRRLPKVGFTSKFEKPYVINVDKIEAIKDLSEITIESIKSVHKISNSVKKIKLIGVGAKALASKIKDENVKSSGQK; translated from the coding sequence ATGGGATTAGAAAATCTTAAAAAAGCCCCGGGCTCGACTCACGCTACTAAGCGCTTGGGTCGCGGTCAAGGAAGCGGCTTAGGTAAAACTGCGGGTCGCGGTGGCAAGGGTCAGACCGCACGCACTGGCTCTCACGAAAAAAGAGGCTTCGAGGGCGGTCAGCAGCCGATTCAACGAAGGCTTCCAAAGGTAGGTTTTACTTCTAAATTTGAAAAGCCTTACGTGATTAATGTCGATAAAATCGAAGCTATCAAAGATCTTAGCGAGATTACGATTGAAAGCATCAAATCCGTTCATAAAATTTCGAATTCCGTTAAAAAGATCAAGCTGATCGGCGTAGGCGCAAAAGCGCTTGCTAGCAAGATCAAAGACGAGAACGTAAAGTCTAGCGGACAAAAATAA
- the rpsE gene encoding 30S ribosomal protein S5: protein MEKYNREEFEEVIVNIGRVTKVVKGGRRFRFTALIVVGNRNGLVGFGFGKSKEVPDAIKKAVDDAFKNIIKVNLNGSTITHDIEVKYNASKILLKPASEGTGVIAGGSVRPVLELAGVKDILTKSLGSNNSSNVVRATMKALSMLKH from the coding sequence GTGGAAAAGTATAATAGAGAAGAATTCGAAGAGGTAATCGTCAATATCGGTAGGGTTACGAAGGTCGTTAAAGGTGGTAGAAGGTTTAGGTTTACGGCTCTTATCGTAGTAGGCAATAGAAACGGCTTGGTAGGCTTTGGCTTTGGTAAGTCCAAAGAAGTTCCTGACGCGATTAAAAAGGCGGTAGATGATGCGTTTAAAAATATTATCAAGGTAAATTTAAACGGCTCTACTATCACTCACGATATCGAAGTTAAATACAATGCGAGCAAAATTTTACTTAAGCCGGCGAGCGAGGGTACCGGCGTTATCGCAGGCGGTTCAGTCCGCCCGGTTTTAGAGCTTGCGGGTGTTAAAGATATCCTCACCAAATCGCTAGGTTCGAACAACTCCTCAAATGTCGTAAGAGCTACGATGAAAGCTCTTAGCATGTTAAAACACTAA